One stretch of Oncorhynchus clarkii lewisi isolate Uvic-CL-2024 chromosome 1, UVic_Ocla_1.0, whole genome shotgun sequence DNA includes these proteins:
- the LOC139406690 gene encoding calcium and integrin-binding protein 1-like yields the protein MGTTASQLRKDLLSEYQELTFLTKQEIILAHKRFSELLSKEDRNIPTPRVPMEKVLSLPELKSNPFRKRICHVFSTSDMKDGSLTFEDFLDLLSAFSDSATLEIKSHYAFRIFDFDDDGTLDGGDLEKLVNCLTGETDDTRLTTEEMRQLISNILEESDIDKDGTVNLSEFQHVISRSPDFVSSFKIVL from the exons atgggAACAACAGCAAGTCAATTAAGGAAGGATCTGCTCTCAGAATATCAG GAGCTGACGTTTCTTACAAAGCAAGAAATTATTCT ggcACACAAGAGATTCAGTGAACTCCTCTCCAAAGAGGACAGAAACATCCCCACCCCGCGAGTGCCCATGGAGAAAGTCCTTTCACTGCCAGAACTCAAG TCCAACCCTTTCAGAAAAAGGATCTGTCACGTATTCTCAACATCTGATATGAAAGATGGAAGTCTCACCTTTGAGGACTTCCTTGATCTCTTGAGTGCCTTCAGTGATTCAGCTACACTGGAAATCAAGTCCCACTACGCATTCCGCATTTTTG ACTTTGATGATGATGGCACTCTGGATGGTGGGGACCTGGAGAAGCTGGTGAACTGTCTGACTGGTGAGACGGATGACACAAGGCTTACCACTGAAGAGATGAGGCAGCTCATCAGCAAT ATTCTTGAAGAGTCTGATATAGACAAAGATGGAACTGTGAATCTGTCAGAGTTCCAACACGTCATCTCAAGGTCACCAGATTTTGTCAG TTCTTTTAAGATTGTTCTGTGA
- the LOC139406686 gene encoding GDP-D-glucose phosphorylase 1 yields the protein MEDGKSPTRFVYCNRDFADHVCWSGCGDRTASMSKFDTTIQAGWTDRMDRGLFRYHLGDLETRILPGPARYVAQLNIQRGIERRQPQEILSIKQNFDTKQFNFNKINPEEVIFEMSKQIEPTLQPKGGGPCKENGHPCDDLCRIMVMVNVSPLEFGHCLLVPEPTQCSPQVLTPAAIQIGIESVLLSSDPGFRVGFNSLGAFASVNHLHLHGYYMKQELNLETASTQPLVPEKGFYRLRDFPIGFMFYAEMDDLEKVVCAISQVTNSLVERNKAHNLFFTRGCPPGKSDVRARRGVRIVVWPRRSCFGAKDESAFNVALCELAGHLPFKNRHDFEHSTEKDVMAIIQRYLLPDQQFLQLEQQLTAHLQKDIKA from the coding sequence ATGGAGGACGGCAAATCGCCAACACGTTTCGTCTACTGTAACCGAGATTTTGCTGACCATGTTTGCTGGTCTGGATGTGGTGACCGAACTGCCTCGATGTCTAAATTTGACACGACAATTCAAGCCGGATGGACTGACAGGATGGACAGGGGGCTGTTCCGTTATCACCTGGGCGACTTGGAGACAAGAATTTTACCTGGGCCGGCTCGGTATGTGGCCCAACTGAATATTCAAAGAGGGATAGAGCGAAGACAGCCTCAGGAAATATTAAGCATCAAACAAAACTTTGACACCAAGCAGTTCAACTTCAACAAAATCAATCCAGAGGAAGTCATTTTTGAGATGAGTAAGCAAATTGAGCCTACGTTGCAACCCAAAGGTGGGGGCCCCTGTAAAGAGAATGGACACCCATGTGATGATCTCTGTAGAATTATGGTGATGGTCAATGTTAGCCCATTGGAATTTGGTCACTGTTTATTAGTTCCAGAGCCCACCCAGTGTTCACCACAGGTCCTGACCCCCGCTGCCATCCAAATCGGAATCGAATCTGTGCTGCTGAGTTCTGACCCGGGCTTCCGGGTGGGATTCAATAGTCTTGGTGCGTTTGCATCTGTCAATCATCTCCACCTTCATGGATACTACATGAAGCAGGAGCTAAACTTAGAAACTGCTTCAACCCAACCCTTAGTGCCGGAAAAGGGATTTTACCGTCTGAGAGACTTCCCCATCGGCTTTATGTTCTACGCTGAAATGGATGACCTTGAGAAAGTTGTCTGTGCCATTAGTCAGGTCACAAACTCATTGGTGGAGAGGAACAAGGCACACAACCTGTTTTTCACTCGAGGCTGCCCACCTGGTAAGTCTGATGTGCGTGCCAGGCGTGGTGTGCGCATTGTTGTGTGGCCTAGGAGGTCCTGCTTTGGTGCCAAAGATGAATCTGCCTTCAATGTGGCTCTGTGTGAGCTGGCTGGACATTTACCATTCAAGAACAGACATGACTTTGAACACAGCACTGAAAAAGATGTGATGGCCATCATTCAGAGGTATCTGCTGCCTGACCAACAGTTTCTTCAGTTGGAACAGCAACTTACTGCACATTTACAGAAAGACATTAAAGCTTGA
- the LOC139406683 gene encoding protein unc-45 homolog A-like, which produces MSVNGKEKNPGALKEEGNTLFNAGDMQGALCFYTKALKLSHSQAESAVLHRNRSACYLKLEDYTKAEADASKALDADPGDVKARFRRAQALQKLGRLNEAFLDAQRCAQMEPTNNTFKEMLRLLGAQSQKKSVQMSSTDARVQQMFSLLLDPSAQPSDRQKAAQNLVVLSREEAGAEQIFRNDGVKLIQSLLGSNQEEVVLSALRTLVGLCTGHQSRTMAIVNELGMEQLCGVMGSGASAVSLAACHLLQVMFEALTEGMNREIRGKDEAILPEPSRELRSMLRHLVEMMPASSVSGPGRDSAINLLVKQVPRKSQRNPDNSLTLWVIDQGLKKILEVAGTVPEMSEGPPLTDNSHMSCSVLLSKLYDDLKSDAERENFNKLCEEYVQHHFGRPGLESKLRAIQTVSVLLQGPSDVGNRTLEMSGMMDAVISLCASEVVCHQQVAVEALIHAAGKAKRASFITANGVALLKDLYKKSENDQIRVRALVGLCKLGSAGGTDFSMKQFAEGSTLKLAKQCRKWLCNESLPPTSRRWAIEGLAYLTFDADVKEDLVEDRNALQAMFQLAKSEDKTVLFAVGSTLVNCTNSYDVDKPDPQMVELAKYAKQHVPEEHPKDAHSFVEKRLMKLLEAGVVSALVCMGKQESPALTETCRECIARVFLALVERQEDRGTVVAQGGGKALLPLVSESTDVGKTKAAQALAKITITSNPEIAFPGERIYEVVRPLVSLLTLDCTLLQNFESLMALTNLAGISERLRQKIIKEKAVPKVEGYMFEEHELVRAAATECMCNLVLSTEVQQLYVATGNDRLKLLVLYSGEEDERLRKAAAGTLAMLTAEQPELCARIPGTTSHWLEILQALLLSDSLELRHRGVVVMLNLMQAEKSLAETLMESEALEILSVLAKSTEQSPISRAAQHCLDKAIEYGIIKKPEEGGEGNEP; this is translated from the exons ATGAGTGTAAACGGGAAGGAAAAG AACCCTGGTGCTCTGAAGGAAGAGGGGAATACCCTGTTCAATGCAGGGGACATGCAGGGAGCTCTGTGCTTTTACACCAAGGCTCTCAAATTGAGCCACAGCCAGGCGGAGAGTGCTGTCCTGCACCGCAACCGCTCCGCCTGCTACCTCAAGCTAGAAGACTACACCAAGGCTGAGGCTGATGCCTCCAAAG ctcttgATGCTGACCCTGGTGATGTGAAAGCCAGGTTCCGGCGGGCACAGGCCCTGCAGAAGCTGGGTCGTCTGAACGAAGCGTTTCTGGACGCTCAGAGGTGTGCACAGATGGAGCCCACAAACAACACATTCAAGGAGATGCTCAGACTGCTGGGAGCACAGAGCCAGAAAAAG TCAGTTCAGATGTCCTCCACAGATGCTCGCGTTCAGcagatgttctctctcctcctggacCCCTCAGCACAGCCCTCGGACAGACAGAAG GCTGCTCAGAACCTGGTGGTGCTGTCTCGTGAGGAGGCGGGAGCCGAGCAGATCTTCCGTAACGACGGGGTGAAGCTGATCCAAAGTCTGTTGGGCTCCAATCAGGAGGAGGTGGTCCTGTCTGCTCTCAGGACCCTGGTTGGCCTGTGTACTGGCCATCAGTCCAGA ACCATGGCCATAGTGAACGAGCTGGGCATGGAGCAGCTGTGTGGGGTGATGGGCTCTGGGGCGTCTGCTGTGTCCCTGGCTGCCTGTCACCTGCTGCAGGTGATGTTCGAGGCCCTGACAGAGGGCATGAACAGGGAGATCAGAGGGAAGGACGAGGCCATACTGCCTG AGCCGTCTCGCGAGCTGCGCTCCATGCTGCGCCACCTGGTGGAGATGATGCCAGCGAGCAGTGTGTCCGGGCCGGGCCGAGACAGCGCCATCAACCTCCTGGTCAAACAGGTGCCCCGCAAGTCCCAGAGGAACCCAGACAACTCTCTCACACTGTGGGTCATAGACCAGG GGCTAAAGAAGATCCTAGAGGTAGCAGGAACGGTCCCTGAGATGTCTGAGGGACCTCCTCTCACAGACAACTCCCACATGAGCTGCTCTGTGCTCCTCAGCAAACTCTATGATGACCTGAAGAGTGATGCCGAGAGGGAGAACTTCAATAAACTCTGCGAGGAATATGTCCA GCATCACTTTGGCCGCCCCGGCCTGGAGAGTAAGCTGCGCGCCATTCAGACGGTGTCTGTGCTTCTGCAAGGACCCAGCGACGTGGGCAACAGGACCCTGGAGATGTCGGGTATGATGGATGCGGTCATCTCTCTGTGTGCCTCGGAGGTCGTGTGTCACCAGCAGGTGGCGGTGGAGGCTCTGATCCACGCTGCAGGCAAGGCCAAGAGGGCCTCGTTCATCACAGCCAATGGCGTGGCACTGCTCAAGGACCTCTACAAGAAGAGTGAGAACGACCAGATACGTGTTCGAGCGCTAGTG GGTTTGTGTAAGCTGGGTTCAGCTGGGGGGACAGATTTCAGCATGAAGCAGTTTGCTGAGGGATCCACACTGAAACTGGCCAAACAGTGCAGGAA GTGGCTGTGTAACGAGTCTCTCCCCCCAACGTCTCGGCGGTGGGCCATTGAGGGCCTGGCCTACCTCACCTTCGACGCTGACGTAAAGGAGGACCTAGTTGAGGACAGGAATGCCCTGCAGGCAATGTTTCAGCTAGCTAAG TCAGAGGATAAGACTGTACTGTTTGCAGTGGGCTCTACTCTGGTGAACTGTACTAACAGCTATGATGTGGACAAGCCTGACCCTCAGATGGTGGAGCTGGCCAAGTATGCTAAACAGCACGTACCAGAGGAACACCCCAAG GACGCTCACTCGTTTGTGGAGAAGAGGTTGATGAAGCTGCTGGAGGCAGGTGTGGTGTCTGCTCTGGTGTGCATGGGGAAACAGGAGAGTCCCGCCCTTACTGAGACCTGCAGGGAGTGCATCGCCAG GGTGTTCTTGGCTCTGGTGGAGAGGCAGGAGGACAGGGGCACAGTGGTGGCACAGGGTGGAGGAAAG GCCCTTCTCCCTCTGGTGTCTGAGAGTACTGATGTCGGGAAGACCAAGGCAGCACAGGCCCTTGCCAAGATCACCATCACATCCAACCCAGAGATAGCCTTCcctggggagaga atcTATGAGGTGGTGCGTCCCCTGGTCAGTCTGCTCACCCTGGACTGCACCCTGCTGCAGAACTTTGAGTCTCTCATGGCCCTCACAAACCTGGCTGGTATCAGCGAGCGGCTCAGacagaagatcatcaaggagaaAGCTGTACCCAAGGTAGAGGGTTACATGTTTGAGGAGCACGAGCTGGTCCGCGCTGCAGCCACAGAGTGCATGTGTAACCTGGTCCTGAGCACTGAGGTGCAGCAGCTCTACGTAGCCACGGGGAATGACCGTCTGAAGCTGTTGGTGCTCTACAGtggagaggaagatgagaggCTGAGGAAAGCTGCAGCTGGAACCCTGGCCATGCTGACTGCAGAGCAGCCTGAGCTGTGTGCCCGCATCCCTGGAACG ACTAGTCACTGGCTAGAGATCCTTCAGGCCCTGTTGCTTAGTGACAGCTTGGAGCTGCGTCACCGTGGAGTGGTGGTCATGCTGAATCTAATGCAGGCGGAGAAGAGCCTGGCCGAGACGCTGATGGAGAGCGAGGCGCTGGAGATCCTCTCCGTCCTGGCTAAATCCACAGAGCAGAGCCCCATCTCCAGAGCAGCACAGCACTGCCTGGATAAAGCCATTGAGTATGGCATCATCAAGAAGccagaggaagggggagaaggaaaTGAGCCCTGA